The Streptomyces sp. DH-12 genome has a window encoding:
- a CDS encoding BTAD domain-containing putative transcriptional regulator has translation MDGVPRGPEQRGPGSPTEPVALRFGVLGPVRAWRDGVPVATGSPQQRALLAALLLREGRTATAAELIDALWGGEPPSQALAAVRTYASRLRKVLDPGVLVSESGGYAVRGLGEGALDLAAAQELAAEAEKARNTGDLYRARDLLNQALALWDGESLAGVPGPYADAQRVRLEEWRLQLLETRLDMDLEQGCHAEAVSELTALTAAHPLRERLRELLMLALYRSGRQAEALAVYADTRRLLADELGVDPRPGLSELQQRILEADPALVEPPARLPHPDPAPVRPAQLPATVPDFTGRAAFVRELGGVLASASGDEARVMAVSAVAGIGGVGKTTLAVHVAHAARDAFPDGQLYVDLQGAGARAAEPETVLGSFLRALGTADSAIPDSLEERAALYRSVLDGRRVLVLLDNARDAAQVRPLLPGTAGCAALVTSRVRMVDLAGAHLVDLDVMAPEEALALFTKIVGEERVRSEREAALDVVAACGFLPLAIRIAASRLAARRTWTVSFLAAKLADERRRLDELQAGDLAVAATFELGYGALEAAQARAFRLLGLADGPDISLAAAAALLDLPAAETEDLLESLVDTSLLESACPGRYRFHDLLRLYARACAERDEQPPAEREAARSRLLDYYLATAVRVYGIERPGDRTVAHLEKGRAAGEEFSGAAKALDWLHSEAGPLLACVQQSLGASMVRRAVDLLVAAIDLAESGVDSRQYRKTARAACEAAAALGDARAEVRARVTVAQVFSQAGRFEAADEEARRADALLRDADDPWANGTAPNQLGIIALCTARYAEAEGCFLRAIDAFRADGNRPGEASAVCNLSRTLASMGRSGEAVELARRGVEIYDELGMSMRLANARYASGIVLSQAGRSSEALAQLDEALCIFAENRQSLWEGTTHYRIAEVHLRAGRPARAARHAEQALATGCIGGDWMRANALTVLGRALDALGQGDRARACWREALTLYEETGSAEAVQVRHLLARLSAA, from the coding sequence ATGGACGGTGTGCCGCGGGGACCCGAGCAGCGGGGTCCCGGCTCCCCGACGGAGCCGGTGGCGCTGCGGTTCGGTGTGCTGGGTCCGGTGCGCGCCTGGCGTGACGGCGTACCGGTCGCCACCGGCAGTCCACAGCAACGCGCCCTGCTGGCCGCCCTGTTGCTGCGCGAGGGCCGCACCGCCACGGCCGCCGAGCTGATCGACGCCCTGTGGGGCGGGGAACCGCCCTCCCAGGCGCTCGCCGCGGTGCGCACGTACGCGTCCCGGCTGCGGAAGGTGCTGGACCCCGGCGTCCTGGTCAGCGAGTCCGGCGGCTACGCCGTGCGCGGGCTCGGCGAGGGCGCGCTGGACCTCGCGGCCGCCCAGGAGCTGGCCGCGGAGGCGGAGAAGGCCCGCAACACCGGCGACCTGTACCGCGCCCGCGACCTGCTCAACCAGGCGCTGGCGCTGTGGGACGGCGAGTCGCTGGCCGGGGTGCCCGGCCCGTACGCCGACGCGCAGCGCGTCCGCCTGGAGGAGTGGCGGCTGCAACTGCTCGAGACGCGGCTGGACATGGACCTGGAGCAGGGCTGCCACGCGGAGGCCGTCTCCGAGCTGACCGCGCTGACCGCCGCGCATCCGCTGCGGGAGCGGCTGCGCGAGCTGCTGATGCTGGCGCTGTACCGCAGCGGCCGCCAGGCGGAGGCGCTGGCCGTGTACGCCGACACCCGCCGGCTGCTCGCCGACGAGCTGGGCGTCGACCCGCGCCCGGGCCTGAGCGAGCTGCAGCAGCGCATCCTGGAGGCCGACCCGGCCCTCGTGGAACCGCCCGCCCGGCTGCCCCACCCGGACCCCGCGCCGGTGCGCCCGGCACAGCTCCCGGCGACCGTGCCGGACTTCACCGGCCGTGCGGCCTTCGTACGGGAGCTGGGCGGGGTCCTGGCGTCGGCCTCCGGCGACGAGGCGCGGGTGATGGCGGTGTCCGCCGTCGCCGGCATCGGCGGCGTCGGCAAGACCACCCTCGCCGTGCACGTGGCGCACGCCGCCCGCGACGCCTTCCCCGACGGCCAGCTCTACGTCGACCTCCAGGGCGCCGGAGCGCGCGCCGCGGAGCCGGAGACGGTTCTCGGCTCCTTCCTGCGCGCCCTCGGCACGGCTGACTCGGCGATCCCTGACTCCCTGGAGGAGCGGGCGGCGCTGTACCGCTCGGTGCTGGACGGCCGCCGGGTGCTGGTGCTGCTGGACAACGCGCGCGACGCGGCGCAGGTACGGCCGCTGCTGCCGGGCACGGCGGGCTGCGCGGCCCTGGTGACCTCCCGCGTGCGGATGGTGGACCTGGCCGGGGCACATCTGGTCGACCTGGACGTGATGGCGCCGGAGGAGGCGCTGGCGCTCTTCACGAAGATCGTCGGTGAGGAGCGGGTGCGCTCCGAGCGGGAGGCCGCCCTGGACGTGGTGGCCGCCTGCGGCTTCCTGCCGCTGGCCATCCGCATCGCCGCCTCCCGGCTGGCCGCCCGCCGCACCTGGACGGTCTCCTTCCTGGCGGCGAAGCTCGCCGACGAACGCCGCCGGCTGGACGAGCTCCAGGCGGGCGACCTGGCGGTCGCGGCCACCTTCGAACTGGGCTACGGCGCGCTGGAGGCGGCGCAGGCGCGTGCGTTCCGGCTGCTGGGCCTGGCCGACGGCCCTGACATCTCGCTGGCCGCCGCGGCCGCCCTGCTGGACCTGCCGGCGGCTGAGACGGAGGACCTGCTGGAGTCCCTCGTCGACACGTCCCTCCTGGAGTCCGCGTGCCCCGGCCGCTACCGCTTCCACGATCTGCTGCGGCTCTACGCGCGTGCATGCGCCGAACGCGACGAACAGCCGCCCGCCGAGCGGGAGGCCGCCCGGTCGCGGCTGCTGGACTACTACCTGGCGACGGCGGTGCGGGTGTACGGCATCGAGCGGCCGGGCGACCGGACCGTGGCGCACCTGGAGAAGGGCCGTGCCGCGGGCGAGGAGTTCAGCGGCGCGGCGAAGGCGCTGGACTGGCTGCACAGCGAGGCCGGGCCGCTGCTGGCGTGCGTGCAGCAGTCGCTGGGCGCGTCCATGGTGCGCCGGGCCGTGGACCTGCTGGTCGCGGCCATCGACCTCGCGGAGTCCGGGGTGGACTCCCGCCAGTACCGCAAGACCGCGCGGGCCGCGTGCGAGGCGGCGGCCGCCCTCGGGGACGCGCGCGCCGAGGTGCGGGCCCGGGTCACCGTCGCCCAGGTGTTCAGCCAGGCGGGCCGGTTCGAGGCCGCCGACGAGGAGGCGAGGCGCGCGGACGCGCTGCTGCGGGACGCGGACGACCCGTGGGCGAACGGCACCGCCCCGAACCAGCTCGGCATCATCGCCCTGTGCACCGCGCGGTACGCGGAGGCCGAAGGCTGCTTCCTGCGCGCGATCGACGCCTTCCGCGCCGACGGCAACCGGCCCGGCGAGGCCAGCGCCGTCTGCAACCTTTCCCGCACCCTCGCCTCGATGGGCCGCAGCGGCGAGGCCGTCGAACTCGCCCGGCGGGGCGTCGAGATCTACGACGAGCTGGGGATGTCCATGCGGCTGGCGAACGCCCGCTACGCCTCCGGCATCGTGCTCAGCCAGGCGGGACGGTCCTCGGAGGCGCTCGCCCAGCTCGACGAGGCGCTGTGCATCTTCGCGGAGAACCGGCAGTCGCTGTGGGAGGGCACCACCCACTACCGCATCGCCGAGGTGCACCTGCGGGCCGGCCGCCCGGCGCGGGCCGCCCGCCACGCCGAACAGGCCCTGGCGACGGGCTGCATCGGCGGCGACTGGATGCGGGCCAACGCCCTCACCGTGCTCGGCCGGGCGCTGGACGCCCTCGGCCAGGGCGACCGGGCGCGCGCCTGCTGGCGCGAGGCGCTGACCCTGTACGAGGAGACGGGCTCCGCCGAGGCCGTCCAGGTGCGCCACCTGCTCGCCCGGCTGTCGGCGGCCTGA
- a CDS encoding LLM class F420-dependent oxidoreductase, which translates to MRIAVTIFLTDETITPVRLARELEQRGFAGLYLPEHTHIPVERTSPYPAGGELPREYGRTLDPFVALGQVAAVTERLGLGTGITLAAQHDPIDLAKQIATLDHLSGGRFTLGVGFGWNAEEAADHGVEWRTRRALVRDRIGLMRALWADEPTAYKGEFGSVRASIAYPKPVRKPRGPVTGPRTLVGGAAGPKLFADICAYADGWLPIGGRGLTGSLPALRAAWADAGRDPAALQVVPYAVRPSAGKLEHFAELGVEEVVAQLPPAGETEVLGALDALQPFLDGRKS; encoded by the coding sequence ATGCGCATCGCCGTCACGATCTTCCTCACCGACGAGACGATCACCCCGGTCCGGCTGGCCCGGGAGCTGGAACAGCGGGGCTTCGCCGGGCTGTACCTGCCCGAGCACACGCACATCCCCGTCGAGCGCACCAGCCCCTACCCGGCGGGCGGCGAGCTGCCCCGCGAGTACGGCCGCACCCTCGACCCCTTCGTCGCGCTCGGACAGGTCGCGGCCGTCACCGAGCGGCTCGGGCTCGGCACCGGCATCACGCTCGCCGCGCAGCACGACCCGATCGACCTGGCCAAGCAGATCGCGACCCTGGACCACCTCTCCGGAGGCCGGTTCACGCTGGGCGTCGGCTTCGGGTGGAACGCGGAGGAGGCCGCCGACCACGGGGTGGAGTGGCGCACCCGGCGGGCACTGGTACGGGACCGGATCGGCCTGATGCGCGCTCTGTGGGCCGACGAACCGACTGCCTATAAGGGCGAGTTCGGCAGCGTCCGGGCGAGCATCGCGTACCCCAAGCCGGTGCGGAAGCCGCGCGGCCCGGTGACCGGCCCGCGCACGCTGGTCGGCGGGGCGGCGGGCCCGAAGCTGTTCGCCGACATCTGCGCGTACGCCGACGGCTGGCTGCCGATCGGCGGGCGCGGCCTGACCGGGTCGCTGCCGGCGCTGCGCGCCGCCTGGGCCGACGCCGGCCGCGACCCGGCCGCCCTCCAGGTCGTGCCGTACGCGGTCCGGCCCAGTGCGGGGAAGCTGGAGCACTTCGCGGAGCTGGGCGTGGAGGAGGTCGTGGCGCAGCTGCCGCCGGCGGGGGAGACGGAGGTGCTGGGCGCGCTGGACGCCCTCCAGCCGTTCCTGGACGGGCGGAAGTCCTGA
- a CDS encoding CehA/McbA family metallohydrolase: protein MCEEHQTGIGRRAVFLTGAAAALTSGSVSFASAAEGGRTRTRTVRGTLEPGAPDFVYVPVEVPHGVREIKVAYTYDRPQVPAGTAGNALDIGVFDERGTGLGGEGFRGWSGGARTEFFLRADDATPGYLPGPVRAGTWHIALGPYTIAPQGLSYEITVTLTFGEPGRTSRPVYPPERARGRGRAWYRGDCHLHSWHSDGRRTPGEIAALARAAGLDFVNSSEHNTHSAHAHWAEAAGDDLLVLLGEEVTTRNGHVVALGTDPGTFVDWRYRARDNRFGRFARQIRRAGGLVVPAHPHATCIGCNWKFGFGEADAVEVWNGPWTPDDEVALADWDSMLAASVRDGRDWIPAMGSSDAHRDPDVVGLPQTVVLADDLSRRAIQDGIRAGRCYVAESARVSLAFSASGPRGEHAGIGERLRVPDDAPVTVRLEVTGAPGRTVRLVTDQGVLHTSAPLPASGKGVVEWRTTPSYAAYVRAEVRHGAPAGPLPGSLAAFTNPVFLGRR from the coding sequence ATGTGCGAGGAGCATCAGACCGGCATCGGGCGGCGCGCCGTCTTCCTGACGGGCGCCGCCGCCGCGCTTACGTCGGGGAGCGTGAGCTTCGCCTCCGCGGCCGAGGGCGGCCGCACCCGGACCAGGACGGTGCGCGGCACCCTGGAGCCCGGCGCACCCGACTTCGTGTACGTCCCCGTCGAAGTGCCGCACGGCGTGAGGGAGATCAAGGTCGCCTACACCTACGACCGGCCCCAGGTCCCGGCCGGCACCGCGGGCAACGCCCTGGACATCGGCGTCTTCGACGAGCGCGGCACCGGACTCGGCGGCGAGGGCTTCCGGGGCTGGTCCGGCGGCGCCCGCACCGAGTTCTTCCTGCGCGCCGACGACGCCACCCCCGGCTACCTCCCCGGCCCGGTCCGCGCGGGCACCTGGCACATCGCGCTGGGTCCGTACACGATCGCCCCGCAGGGCCTGTCGTACGAGATCACCGTGACGCTGACGTTCGGCGAGCCCGGCCGGACGTCCCGGCCGGTGTACCCGCCGGAGCGGGCGAGGGGACGGGGGCGGGCCTGGTACCGGGGCGACTGCCATCTGCACTCCTGGCACTCCGACGGCCGCCGCACCCCCGGGGAGATCGCCGCGCTCGCCCGCGCGGCCGGGCTGGACTTCGTCAACTCCAGCGAGCACAACACCCATTCCGCGCACGCCCACTGGGCGGAGGCGGCCGGCGACGACCTGCTGGTGCTGCTCGGCGAGGAGGTCACCACCCGCAACGGGCACGTGGTGGCGCTCGGCACCGACCCCGGCACCTTCGTCGACTGGCGCTACCGGGCCCGCGACAACCGCTTCGGACGGTTCGCCCGGCAGATCCGCCGCGCGGGCGGCCTGGTCGTGCCCGCCCATCCGCACGCCACCTGCATCGGATGCAACTGGAAGTTCGGCTTCGGCGAGGCGGACGCGGTCGAGGTGTGGAACGGCCCCTGGACGCCCGACGACGAGGTGGCGCTGGCCGACTGGGACAGCATGCTGGCCGCATCCGTGCGGGACGGCCGCGACTGGATTCCGGCCATGGGCAGCAGCGACGCGCACCGCGACCCGGACGTGGTCGGCCTGCCGCAGACCGTCGTCCTCGCCGACGACCTCAGCCGCCGCGCGATCCAGGACGGCATCCGCGCCGGCCGCTGCTACGTCGCCGAGTCCGCGCGGGTCTCCCTGGCCTTCTCCGCGTCCGGCCCGCGCGGCGAGCACGCCGGGATCGGCGAGCGGCTGCGGGTCCCGGACGACGCCCCGGTGACCGTCCGCCTCGAGGTCACCGGCGCCCCCGGCCGCACCGTCCGGCTCGTCACCGACCAGGGCGTGCTGCACACCTCCGCGCCGCTGCCGGCGAGCGGGAAGGGCGTCGTCGAGTGGCGGACCACGCCGTCGTACGCCGCGTACGTGCGCGCGGAGGTGCGGCACGGGGCCCCGGCCGGGCCGCTGCCCGGAAGCTTGGCCGCTTTCACCAACCCCGTCTTCCTCGGCCGCCGGTAG
- a CDS encoding sigma-like protein → MSEATNEPEFTTQDQHAPVPPGKDGPEVTTLDQHAPAPPSIGEVTTLDQHAPAPPALDRDGR, encoded by the coding sequence ATGAGCGAAGCCACGAACGAGCCGGAGTTCACCACGCAGGACCAGCACGCGCCGGTCCCGCCGGGCAAGGACGGCCCCGAGGTCACCACGCTGGACCAGCACGCGCCCGCCCCGCCGAGCATCGGCGAGGTCACCACGCTGGACCAGCACGCGCCGGCCCCGCCCGCCCTGGACCGGGACGGCCGGTAG
- a CDS encoding nitroreductase/quinone reductase family protein, protein MTSRAERKYRVATAFQRRVGNPLLRRMPFQTLLETTGRVSGLPRTTPVGGRRVGDTFWLVSEFGERSQYVRNIKADPRVRVRVRGRWHTGTARLLPEDDPVARLRTLPRFNSAAVRAIGADLLTVRVDLDG, encoded by the coding sequence ATGACTTCTCGCGCCGAACGCAAGTACCGCGTCGCCACGGCCTTCCAGCGCCGCGTGGGGAACCCGCTGCTGCGCCGGATGCCGTTCCAGACCCTGCTGGAGACCACCGGCCGCGTCTCCGGCCTGCCCCGCACCACGCCGGTGGGCGGGCGCCGGGTCGGCGACACCTTCTGGCTGGTGTCGGAGTTCGGCGAACGCTCGCAGTACGTGCGGAACATCAAGGCGGACCCCCGGGTGCGGGTGCGCGTCCGGGGCCGCTGGCACACGGGCACCGCCCGTCTGCTGCCCGAGGACGACCCCGTCGCCCGGCTGCGCACCCTCCCCCGCTTCAACAGCGCCGCCGTGCGGGCGATCGGGGCGGATCTGCTCACGGTCCGGGTGGATCTGGACGGGTGA